Genomic DNA from Lagenorhynchus albirostris chromosome 20, mLagAlb1.1, whole genome shotgun sequence:
ctgccttcagggagctgaGGGTGGCAGTGTGGCGGGCGGGAGGAGACTGCGGTGTCCCTGGGCTGGCTCGCCCCCGAGGGACTGCTCAGCAGACTGGTGTCCCAGGAGAAGCAGGGGAGTGGACTGGGGTCAGGGGATGGGGTTCCAGTGAGGCAGACCTCGTCCAAGGAGAGCCCTTGGGCACCTTCTAGCTGGCCCTGGGCCTCGTTTTCCTTGTCTGCCTTCTAACATGTGTGGCCCCATCCACTCAGACCCTCAAAGTGTCCAGTGCTGGGTGAGGGGCAGGGCGGGCAGCCTCTGAGATGCCCCTTTCCACCCACCCACCGACCGAACCGAGCCCAGGATGCCCTCGGCGACAAGCGGCCCAGTCCCCTCAGTGCCCTGGATGCCCCAGCCCGGCACTGCCAGCTGAccccaccctcccatcctcccaccctCAGTGACCTGGCTCTGAGGAACTGCCTGCTCACAGCCGACCTGACGGTGAAGATCGGCGACTATGGCCTGTCTCACGGCAAATACAGGGTGAGTGGGCCGGCTCGGGCCGGGGCAGGGCCGGCCACACTTGCCCGCGGGGTACCACTGTCCCGTGTGCCGACAGGAGGACTACTTTGTGACGGCTGACCAGCTGTGGGTGCCACTGCGCTGGATCGCGCCTGAGCTGGTGGACGAGGTGCACTGCAACCTGCTGGTGGTGGACCAGACCAAGGCCAGCAACGTGTGGTGAGTGTGGGCCCGGCAGTCGCCATGAGGACTTGGACCCCTGAGAGCCGACGACTTGATGCTCACCTGCGGCTGTCAGCCCTCATGGCTGCCCTGTCCGGTGCCGCGTGAGTGTCCAGTGAGGATGCGGGGCGCTGGGGGGCTGAGTCCCACCCGCCTGCCGGCTCCCTGGTGTTGGAGGGGATGCAGGCTGGCCGCGCCAAGCAAGGCCACGTGTGTGAGGACGTGTGTGTTTGTGCAGCCCTGTCGCTCTGTGGGAGGTGGCCACATACACCCCCAGGTGAGGTCGTGGGGGTTCTGGGGCCCCCTGTCGCTGCCCGGTGCCACGGCCCACAGCACTTGGGCTGGCAGAGCGGTGGGGTCTGTGGAGgaagccctgcccctcccagggcccgCTGGGCCGATGCCCGAAGACATCAGGGTCAGAGCACTCGGGCAAGTTGATGAGACGTGGGGCCTCGTGGTAGCACCTGTTCCCATTGAGAGGGGACAGTGGGGCTGGGGTCTCCTGTGACTGCAGCCTGGAGGCTTGGGGCTGGGCACAGAGCGGGTGCTGGGACCCAGGACTACAGCCTCTAGAGGCTTGGCTGTGGTGGTCCCCTGTCCCCGGCCTTGACTAGCCTCTGCTTccccctcctgcttcctcccagcctcccaggcctGTCTGGCCCCCCTCTGCTCCTGATAAACCCTCAGGGCCTGGATCCAGGGCCCAGTCCCCCTTCCTGAGCTCTCCAGGGGTCTCCCCTGAGCCATTAACTGTACCCGTCACGGACACTCCATTCCCCCGCTCGCCTCTCCCTCTGGCTGACCTTCCCCTGCCTGCCCACCAGCCCACACTGACTGGGGTCCCTCCCCTAGACGGCTTTGGCCAGGGCCACTGTGACGTCTCTGTCGCCAAATCTGCTGTCCCTCATGCCCCCAGTTTCGTGGGACAGCCTGGGGTCCCTGGGAGCTGGGTGAAGCTGCCGCCCACTGGAAAGATCCCAGCTGCCTTCTCACAGCCCCGCGTGCACTGGCTGCCTGGCCTGCTGGCTGGGGTGTCCCTAGACTCACCCCTCTCTCCACCTCACACCCTAGCAcactccctccctctggcctccACAGGTGCCTGGCAGGACTGGGAGCTTCTCCAGGGCATCTCCTGCACCTGGCAGTGTCTGCGCTTCAGCCCGGCACGGGAGTGAACGAGTGAACAAATGGACTGGGTTTGTGGGAGGCCAGTCTGGCGTTTATTTGTCCAAGCACCTGGGCGTGGGCTCGGACCCGGCCAGGGGGCACACGCTGCCCATTTACTGAAGGAAGGCACCGTCTTCTGGCTGCTGGTGTGATGACAGGAGCTGCCCTTGGCACCCAAGTCTTCGAGACCCTTTGGAGCCGTGCGTTGGCCAGCCGTGCCTGCCCTCTGATGGCTGTCACCCCCACAGGTCCCTGGGCGTGACCATCTGGGAGCTCTTCGAGCTGGGAGCGCAGCCCTATCCGCACCACTCCGACCGGCAGGTGCTGGCCTATGCGGTCCGGGAGCAGCAGCTCAAGCTGCCCAAGCCCCAGCTGCAGCTGACCCTCTCTGACCGCTGGTGAGGACCCTGTGAGGccaggcggggctgggggtgtCCCCAGCAGGAAGGACAACACAAAGGGGGGTGCTTCGAGTCCCCAGAGCGTAAGTGGCTCCCCCCGGCCAGCAGTGACCTCTGGGCCCCACCCTGTGCCTACACTGGAATGGCCGCTTTATCCAAAACACAAACTTGCCTGCAGCCCTGGCAGGGATGAGCTGAGGGAACAGTGCCCTAGTCCACTGCTGTCTCCCACACCACCGCGCCCACTTCAGGAGATGCCCGTAACTGCCCTCGGGATTCTGAGTGTGAGAAGGGGCGGAACTCAGACCCTCATGCTGAGGGCGGACTGGCTCACTCCCTGGGGGTTGGGGTCCTGGCCAGGCACTACCACCCGTGGGGGGGGCAGGGACTGAGCCCTAGGGCATCCCTTCCCGCAGGTATGAGGTGATGCAGTTCTGCTGGCTTCAGCCTGAGCAGCGGCCGACGGCCGAGGAGGTGCACCTGCTGCTGTCCTACCTGTGTGCCAAGGGTGCCACCGAGGCAGAGGAGGAGTTTGAGCGGCGCTGGCGCTCACTGCGGCCTGTGGGGGGCAGCGTGGGCCCCGGGCTGGGGGCGGCAGGCATGGCACTGGGGGGCATGGGCGAGCTTGCGGCCACCTCATCCTTCCCACTGCTGGAGCAGTTTGCTGGCGACAGCTTCCACACGGATGGTGATGACGTGCTGACGGTGACTGAGACGAGCCGTGGCCTCAACTTCGAGTACAAGTGGGAAGCCGGCCGCGGCTCCGATGCCTTCCCGCCACCTGAGGGCGCACTGAGCCCGGGCCGAGACGCGCGTCTGCAGGAGCTCTGCGTCCCTGACGGTGCTCCCCCAGGCGTGGTGCCGGTGCTCAGCGCTCACAGCCCCTCGGTGGGCAGCGAGTACTTCATCCGCCTGGAAGACCCCGCGCCTGCCGCAGGCCACGACCCCGACTGTGCCGGCTGTGCCCCCAGCACCCTCGCTGCCACCCTGCGCCCCGACGGCAGTGACCATGATGACGACTCTGACGGCAGCACGGCCGCCTCGCTGGTCATGGAGCCACTGCTGGGCCACGCGCCGCCCGCTGATGGCCCCTGGGGCCACTGCGACTACCACCTATGCAGGAGCCATGCCCGTGACCTGCCTTGCACCTCACGCTCACCCCCCCCGGAGACCCCGATGCTGGCGGAGCCCAGAGCAGAGGATATTGACTGGGGCGTGGGGGCATTCTGCCCGCCCTTCTTTGAGGACCCGCTGGGCACATCCCCCTCCGCGAGCTCCAGGGCCCAACCATCCCCAGGTGGGGAAGAGCTGGGAGAGGCTGGGATGCCCAGGACTGCCCAGCACAGACACTGGAGCTCCAATGTATCTgcaaacaacaacagcagcaaccgAGCACCAGAATTCTGGGTCCCGGGCTTCTCAGGTTTCACGGACTGCTGCCCTGGTGTGAAGCAGGCCCTACAGACCGTCCCTGAGCTGGGCCATCCTCTGATCCCAGAGGACCTCAGAGAGCCTCTCCTTGGGCCAAAGGGGGCCTCCTCTGGTAAGGAGATGGGCCGCTGCCTTGGCCTCCCCCATCTGTATCCTGCTGAGGGCCTGACACCTGCCCCGTGCCTGGTCACATCCCCGTGGACAGAGGCAGCCAGAAGTGGTGGTGACAGCCCCCAGGCAGAGCCCAGGCTTGCAGAGGAGGCCGAGGGCTCTGCTGGACTCCAGctgccccttccctccatcccatCCCCATCCCAAGAGGGAGCCCTGCTTCCTGCCGAGGAGGCCAGCACCCCGCCCACCCTGCCTGCTTCACCCACGCCCACTGGCAGCCCACAGCCTGCCACTGAGCCAGTCCAGGCCCTGGACAGCGACAGTGGCAGCAGCTCCCCTGAGCTGGAGGCACCAGGCAGTGAAGACGAAGACACGACTGAGGCCACTTCTGGTGTCTTCACTGACTTGTCCAGCGACGGCCCGCAGGCTGAGAAACCAGATGTGACACCAGCCTTCCGCTCCCTACAGAAGCAGGTGGGGACCCCCGACTCCTTGGACTCCCTGGACATCCCATCCTCAGCCAGTGATGGCGGCTCTGAGGTCTTCAGCCCATTAGCTGTTGGCCCCCCTGGCGGGCAGCCCCGAGCCCTGGACAGCGGCTATGACACAGAGAACTATGAGTCCCCTGAGTTTGTACTCAAGGAGGCCCATGAGCCCTGTGAGCCTGAGGCCTTGGAGGAGCTGGCCTCAGAGGGTGAGAGCCCCGGGCCAGAGACTCGTCTCTCCGCCTCCCTGGGTGGCCTCAGCGAGAAGAATCCTTACCGCGACTCTGCCTACTTCTCAGACCTGGACACGGAGCCAGAGCCCCCCTTGGGCCCCAAGGAGAAGCAAGGAGGTGTCCCAGTCCCCGGGCCAGAGCCCGATCTGGAGAGCCTGAAGAGCCCCAGGCTGCCGTCTGCACTGCCCTCCCCTGAGTTGGGGATGCTTGGGGAGGCACAGGGCTCTGGCCCCAGGGAGGTGCCGCCACTGCCACTGCTTGAGGACTCTTCCCCAGAGCCAAGCGCCTGCCCCAGGGGCCCCAGGCTGGAGCCTCCCTGGCCCCAAGACCCAGCCCAGGTGCCACCCATGCCCAGCCCCGGGCACTCTAAGATTTTCCTGCTGACTCCGGTCCGGCCCAGCTCAGAAGGCCACCGCCCCGAGCTCCAGGAGACCCTGGGACTGCTGTCAGGGTCGGGCCTGCAGGAACGGACAGGGGGTCCAGGTGCCCCCAGAACCCCACTCTGCCTGGCCCTGCCGGCAGTCCCCGCGGCTCCAGAGGGGCGGCCGGAGGAGGAAGAGGACGACAGCGAAGACAGTGACGAGTCGGACGAGGAGCTCCGCTGCTACAGCATCCAGGAGCCGAGCGAGGAGAGCGAGGAGGAGGCGCCGCCTGTGCCAGTGGTGGTGGCGGAGAGCCAGAGTGCGCGCAACCTGCGCAGCCTGCTTAAGATGCCCAGCCTCCTGTCTGAGGCCTTCTGCGAGGACCTGGAGCGCAAGAAGAAAGCCGTGTCCTTCTTCGACGACGTCACCGTCTACCTCTTCGACCAGGTGGGCAGCCGCCCTGGGTGGGCTCTGCGTGGCGGAGTGGGGGTCTGCGGCGGGACGGGAAGCCATGGGAGACTCGTGCTGTTCTGATCCTCCAGGAAAGCCCCACCCGGGAGCTCGGGGAGCCCTTCCCTGGCGCCAAGGAGTCGTCCCCCACGTTCCCGGTGGGCAGCCCGGGCTCCCCCAGCACCCCCGGCCGGCCTCGGCGGGCTGACCGCTCCCCCGACGGCCCCGCGGCCGAAGAGGGTGAGCTGGAGGCGGGGTGACGCGGCGGCGAGGGTGGGGCAACGGGGTGGGTGGGGCCCTCATGGAGGCGGGGCAAcatggcggggtgggggtgggcctgTGACTTAGCTGGTGGGCGGGCCTGGACGTGACTTCTTGCTCCGGGCGGTGTCTCCCCCATCCGGTCCACAACTGACGGCGGGCACCTCGCAGGCGGAGGGTTCGAGTGGGACGATGGCCTCCCGCCGACGCCGGCCCAGGAGCCTGCCCCGTGCGTCCCCGCTGCGCCCGCCAAGCCCAGCCCCTTCTCTCGCTTCACTGTCTCACCAGCGCCTGCGTCCCGCTTCTCCATCACACACGTCACCGACTCGGACTCCGGGTCCGTGGGAGGTGAGGCTGCGGTGGGGCTGGCGGGAGGGGATACTGAGTCAGGACAGTGGTGAGGGCGGCTGGGAAGGGCACCTGCTGGGCGCGAGGCCCTACGCTCGTTATTTCGTGTTTTCTGGACAAGCTCAGTTTTCAGAcgggggaactgaggctcagagaggtcaggtcaCGCCAGGCCTCTTTGTTGTGACCACCTTGGCACGTTTCCTCACCGCCCTGAGGAGATGCAGTGCCCCAGACAAAGCTGGCTCAGCACTCTTCGGGATGTAGGTTGGATGtccactccctgccccacccccaccccccgcaccgCCCCgctcttttctccctcctccGAAGGCACCAGGCTGGACACTGAGTGCCCCCCACCCTGCTCTCTGACCTGCAGCAGCCTCTCCTGCCAGAACCTTCCCAGCCCCTGCTGGTCTGCCTCATCCACCAGCCCCCCATCTCAGATCTAATGGCTTGTCcagagatggtggtggtggctcAGGTGCCCACGTGGGGCCCTACTCAGGGGCCTTAGCTCACTCCTCCCTCCAAGCTCTACTCCTGTCAACCTCAGACCAGGTGGGCTCATACCTGCCCAGTTGCCACCACCCCATTCTACTAGGCTTCCCTGAAAGCTCACCTCCACTAAGATGCCCCTACTTATCTTGTTCCCCTGGCAGACCCAGCCCCTCCCTTGCGGCCCTTGGCATGTGGCTGCAGCCTCTAGGGAAGGATGTGCTGGTCTGTTTGTGTCACACAGTGTGCCCTTAATGGATATCTGAACAAGCAAGCAGGTCACCAGGAGGCGAGTGTGTGACCCTGGCCAGCCCAGTCCTGCTCgggtctcagttttcccacctgtaaaaagAGGACTCAGAGGGCTGACGTTGAGCTTTGTTGGGCCCGATCCCTGGTGATGTGGCGGGAAGGATAATCGTCTGGCTCCTACCTAgataggcaggcaggcaggcctgctgcagccccagctgctcAGTGGCCCGTAAGCCAGGGATTGAGGCCAGGTGAAAGCCCTGGGCGAGGGGACTCTGGCTGTCCTTGGAGGGGAGGGTGCTCTCAGGAGTCCCTGTGGCCCCAGTGTCTCCCTAAACATGTTTGCCAGGTCCTACAGCAGGTGCTGGGGGCAGCTGTAAAGAGGCCTGAGCCCCAGGCAGCCCCTGCTTGGATCCCCTGCCGGTTCTCTCCCCGGCAGCAGCGAGGATGGTGACCAAGAGTGGTGGGGACTTTCATCTTGGCAGTGGTCAGCAGCAGCTTCCAAGCGCTTCGGTGCCCCATGCAGCACCCTGGAGGAGCAGGGCAGGCGCTGGACATAAGAGCATCTGTGCACACCAGCCCTGTGCTGCCCTGGGGGCAGGATTTGTCCTGGACACTTGGGTTTGCTGCTAGGCCCTAGGGATGCCCTACAGCCGCCCCTCACCCTgaagctgccccctcccccccggccCCCTGCTGTCAAGACTGCTTGGCCTCTGAGGCCAGGGGCCCTCGCACGCCCTGCCTACAGGTTCCTGTGGTGTATTACAGGCTGCTGTGTCCTCACCCCAGGTGAGAGGGCAGGTACAGGCCTGCTAGGAcggcctctccctgccccctttgCCCCTTCTGCCGGTTCAGGGTTTGCTCAGTGCAAGAAGAGGACACCGGGCTCGTGTGTCCCTGCTCCAAGTCTGTGGCTGTTTCCCCTTCACTGAATCAGTTAGACCGTAAGCTCTCCC
This window encodes:
- the AATK gene encoding serine/threonine-protein kinase LMTK1 isoform X11, which codes for MADAGPTLQRLKCSCSSPQIWAGTASCTWRRLATAGLGRSGPEPILQMSTLRHRNRLLWLEEQGWGQSLGTVESAHLVTPAPQVFLGEVNSGISSTQVVVKELKVSASVQEQMQFLEEAQPYRALQHSNLLQCLAQCAEVTPYLLVMEFCPMGDLKGYLRSCRVAESMAPDPLTLQRMACEVACGVLHLHRNNYVHSDLALRNCLLTADLTVKIGDYGLSHGKYREDYFVTADQLWVPLRWIAPELVDEVHCNLLVVDQTKASNVWSLGVTIWELFELGAQPYPHHSDRQVLAYAVREQQLKLPKPQLQLTLSDRWYEVMQFCWLQPEQRPTAEEVHLLLSYLCAKGATEAEEEFERRWRSLRPVGGSVGPGLGAAGMALGGMGELAATSSFPLLEQFAGDSFHTDGDDVLTVTETSRGLNFEYKWEAGRGSDAFPPPEGALSPGRDARLQELCVPDGAPPGVVPVLSAHSPSVGSEYFIRLEDPAPAAGHDPDCAGCAPSTLAATLRPDGSDHDDDSDGSTAASLVMEPLLGHAPPADGPWGHCDYHLCRSHARDLPCTSRSPPPETPMLAEPRAEDIDWGVGAFCPPFFEDPLGTSPSASSRAQPSPGGEELGEAGMPRTAQHRHWSSNVSANNNSSNRAPEFWVPGFSGFTDCCPGVKQALQTVPELGHPLIPEDLREPLLGPKGASSGKEMGRCLGLPHLYPAEGLTPAPCLVTSPWTEAARSGGDSPQAEPRLAEEAEGSAGLQLPLPSIPSPSQEGALLPAEEASTPPTLPASPTPTGSPQPATEPVQALDSDSGSSSPELEAPGSEDEDTTEATSGVFTDLSSDGPQAEKPDVTPAFRSLQKQVGTPDSLDSLDIPSSASDGGSEVFSPLAVGPPGGQPRALDSGYDTENYESPEFVLKEAHEPCEPEALEELASEGESPGPETRLSASLGGLSEKNPYRDSAYFSDLDTEPEPPLGPKEKQGGVPVPGPEPDLESLKSPRLPSALPSPELGMLGEAQGSGPREVPPLPLLEDSSPEPSACPRGPRLEPPWPQDPAQVPPMPSPGHSKIFLLTPVRPSSEGHRPELQETLGLLSGSGLQERTGGPGAPRTPLCLALPAVPAAPEGRPEEEEDDSEDSDESDEELRCYSIQEPSEESEEEAPPVPVVVAESQSARNLRSLLKMPSLLSEAFCEDLERKKKAVSFFDDVTVYLFDQESPTRELGEPFPGAKESSPTFPVGSPGSPSTPGRPRRADRSPDGPAAEEGGGFEWDDGLPPTPAQEPAPCVPAAPAKPSPFSRFTVSPAPASRFSITHVTDSDSGSVGGTRLDTECPPPCSLTCSSLSCQNLPSPCWSASSTSPPSQI
- the AATK gene encoding serine/threonine-protein kinase LMTK1 isoform X12 → MQFLEEAQPYRALQHSNLLQCLAQCAEVTPYLLVMEFCPMGDLKGYLRSCRVAESMAPDPLTLQRMACEVACGVLHLHRNNYVHSDLALRNCLLTADLTVKIGDYGLSHGKYREDYFVTADQLWVPLRWIAPELVDEVHCNLLVVDQTKASNVWSLGVTIWELFELGAQPYPHHSDRQVLAYAVREQQLKLPKPQLQLTLSDRWYEVMQFCWLQPEQRPTAEEVHLLLSYLCAKGATEAEEEFERRWRSLRPVGGSVGPGLGAAGMALGGMGELAATSSFPLLEQFAGDSFHTDGDDVLTVTETSRGLNFEYKWEAGRGSDAFPPPEGALSPGRDARLQELCVPDGAPPGVVPVLSAHSPSVGSEYFIRLEDPAPAAGHDPDCAGCAPSTLAATLRPDGSDHDDDSDGSTAASLVMEPLLGHAPPADGPWGHCDYHLCRSHARDLPCTSRSPPPETPMLAEPRAEDIDWGVGAFCPPFFEDPLGTSPSASSRAQPSPGGEELGEAGMPRTAQHRHWSSNVSANNNSSNRAPEFWVPGFSGFTDCCPGVKQALQTVPELGHPLIPEDLREPLLGPKGASSGKEMGRCLGLPHLYPAEGLTPAPCLVTSPWTEAARSGGDSPQAEPRLAEEAEGSAGLQLPLPSIPSPSQEGALLPAEEASTPPTLPASPTPTGSPQPATEPVQALDSDSGSSSPELEAPGSEDEDTTEATSGVFTDLSSDGPQAEKPDVTPAFRSLQKQVGTPDSLDSLDIPSSASDGGSEVFSPLAVGPPGGQPRALDSGYDTENYESPEFVLKEAHEPCEPEALEELASEGESPGPETRLSASLGGLSEKNPYRDSAYFSDLDTEPEPPLGPKEKQGGVPVPGPEPDLESLKSPRLPSALPSPELGMLGEAQGSGPREVPPLPLLEDSSPEPSACPRGPRLEPPWPQDPAQVPPMPSPGHSKIFLLTPVRPSSEGHRPELQETLGLLSGSGLQERTGGPGAPRTPLCLALPAVPAAPEGRPEEEEDDSEDSDESDEELRCYSIQEPSEESEEEAPPVPVVVAESQSARNLRSLLKMPSLLSEAFCEDLERKKKAVSFFDDVTVYLFDQESPTRELGEPFPGAKESSPTFPVGSPGSPSTPGRPRRADRSPDGPAAEEGGGFEWDDGLPPTPAQEPAPCVPAAPAKPSPFSRFTVSPAPASRFSITHVTDSDSGSVGGTRLDTECPPPCSLTCSSLSCQNLPSPCWSASSTSPPSQI
- the AATK gene encoding serine/threonine-protein kinase LMTK1 isoform X7, translating into MVPGTFQHQCASVGGPACIAGSRLGSGGPVLGSPTWSCAGRRGWAVMLTLSYLITRSAGSIRWASRWHRQEFENAEGEEYPADFSAQGSPAAAAQNGPDVYVLPLTEVSLPMAKQPGRSVQLLKSTDLGRHSLLYLEEIGHGWFGKTPRALRTAGDLRGGRHKRRSITATRARSPRSGPEPILQMSTLRHRNRLLWLEEQGWGQSLGTVESAHLVTPAPQVFLGEVNSGISSTQVVVKELKVSASVQEQMQFLEEAQPYRALQHSNLLQCLAQCAEVTPYLLVMEFCPMGDLKGYLRSCRVAESMAPDPLTLQRMACEVACGVLHLHRNNYVHSDLALRNCLLTADLTVKIGDYGLSHGKYREDYFVTADQLWVPLRWIAPELVDEVHCNLLVVDQTKASNVWSLGVTIWELFELGAQPYPHHSDRQVLAYAVREQQLKLPKPQLQLTLSDRWYEVMQFCWLQPEQRPTAEEVHLLLSYLCAKGATEAEEEFERRWRSLRPVGGSVGPGLGAAGMALGGMGELAATSSFPLLEQFAGDSFHTDGDDVLTVTETSRGLNFEYKWEAGRGSDAFPPPEGALSPGRDARLQELCVPDGAPPGVVPVLSAHSPSVGSEYFIRLEDPAPAAGHDPDCAGCAPSTLAATLRPDGSDHDDDSDGSTAASLVMEPLLGHAPPADGPWGHCDYHLCRSHARDLPCTSRSPPPETPMLAEPRAEDIDWGVGAFCPPFFEDPLGTSPSASSRAQPSPGGEELGEAGMPRTAQHRHWSSNVSANNNSSNRAPEFWVPGFSGFTDCCPGVKQALQTVPELGHPLIPEDLREPLLGPKGASSGKEMGRCLGLPHLYPAEGLTPAPCLVTSPWTEAARSGGDSPQAEPRLAEEAEGSAGLQLPLPSIPSPSQEGALLPAEEASTPPTLPASPTPTGSPQPATEPVQALDSDSGSSSPELEAPGSEDEDTTEATSGVFTDLSSDGPQAEKPDVTPAFRSLQKQVGTPDSLDSLDIPSSASDGGSEVFSPLAVGPPGGQPRALDSGYDTENYESPEFVLKEAHEPCEPEALEELASEGESPGPETRLSASLGGLSEKNPYRDSAYFSDLDTEPEPPLGPKEKQGGVPVPGPEPDLESLKSPRLPSALPSPELGMLGEAQGSGPREVPPLPLLEDSSPEPSACPRGPRLEPPWPQDPAQVPPMPSPGHSKIFLLTPVRPSSEGHRPELQETLGLLSGSGLQERTGGPGAPRTPLCLALPAVPAAPEGRPEEEEDDSEDSDESDEELRCYSIQEPSEESEEEAPPVPVVVAESQSARNLRSLLKMPSLLSEAFCEDLERKKKAVSFFDDVTVYLFDQRLRPASPSHTSPTRTPGPWEVLQQVLGAAVKRPEPQAAPAWIPCRFSPRQQRGW
- the AATK gene encoding serine/threonine-protein kinase LMTK1 isoform X5, encoding MVPGTFQHQCASVGGPACIAGSRLGSGGPVLGSPTWSCAGRRGWAVMLTLSYLITRSAGSIRWASRWHRQEFENAEGEEYPADFSAQGSPAAAAQNGPDVYVLPLTEVSLPMAKQPGRSVQLLKSTDLGRHSLLYLEEIGHGWFGKTPRALRTAGDLRGGRHKRRSITATRARSPRSGPEPILQMSTLRHRNRLLWLEEQGWGQSLGTVESAHLVTPAPQVFLGEVNSGISSTQVVVKELKVSASVQEQMQFLEEAQPYRALQHSNLLQCLAQCAEVTPYLLVMEFCPMGDLKGYLRSCRVAESMAPDPLTLQRMACEVACGVLHLHRNNYVHSDLALRNCLLTADLTVKIGDYGLSHGKYREDYFVTADQLWVPLRWIAPELVDEVHCNLLVVDQTKASNVWSLGVTIWELFELGAQPYPHHSDRQVLAYAVREQQLKLPKPQLQLTLSDRWYEVMQFCWLQPEQRPTAEEVHLLLSYLCAKGATEAEEEFERRWRSLRPVGGSVGPGLGAAGMALGGMGELAATSSFPLLEQFAGDSFHTDGDDVLTVTETSRGLNFEYKWEAGRGSDAFPPPEGALSPGRDARLQELCVPDGAPPGVVPVLSAHSPSVGSEYFIRLEDPAPAAGHDPDCAGCAPSTLAATLRPDGSDHDDDSDGSTAASLVMEPLLGHAPPADGPWGHCDYHLCRSHARDLPCTSRSPPPETPMLAEPRAEDIDWGVGAFCPPFFEDPLGTSPSASSRAQPSPGGEELGEAGMPRTAQHRHWSSNVSANNNSSNRAPEFWVPGFSGFTDCCPGVKQALQTVPELGHPLIPEDLREPLLGPKGASSGKEMGRCLGLPHLYPAEGLTPAPCLVTSPWTEAARSGGDSPQAEPRLAEEAEGSAGLQLPLPSIPSPSQEGALLPAEEASTPPTLPASPTPTGSPQPATEPVQALDSDSGSSSPELEAPGSEDEDTTEATSGVFTDLSSDGPQAEKPDVTPAFRSLQKQVGTPDSLDSLDIPSSASDGGSEVFSPLAVGPPGGQPRALDSGYDTENYESPEFVLKEAHEPCEPEALEELASEGESPGPETRLSASLGGLSEKNPYRDSAYFSDLDTEPEPPLGPKEKQGGVPVPGPEPDLESLKSPRLPSALPSPELGMLGEAQGSGPREVPPLPLLEDSSPEPSACPRGPRLEPPWPQDPAQVPPMPSPGHSKIFLLTPVRPSSEGHRPELQETLGLLSGSGLQERTGGPGAPRTPLCLALPAVPAAPEGRPEEEEDDSEDSDESDEELRCYSIQEPSEESEEEAPPVPVVVAESQSARNLRSLLKMPSLLSEAFCEDLERKKKAVSFFDDVTVYLFDQESPTRELGEPFPGAKESSPTFPVGSPGSPSTPGRPRRADRSPDGPAAEEAPASRFSITHVTDSDSGSVGGPTAGAGGSCKEA
- the AATK gene encoding serine/threonine-protein kinase LMTK1 isoform X6, which produces MVPGTFQHQCASVGGPACIAGSRLGSGGPVLGSPTWSCAGRRGWAVMLTLSYLITRSAGSIRWASRWHRQEFENAEGEEYPADFSAQGSPAAAAQNGPDVYVLPLTEVSLPMAKQPGRSVQLLKSTDLGRHSLLYLEEIGHGWFGKVFLGEVNSGISSTQVVVKELKVSASVQEQMQFLEEAQPYRALQHSNLLQCLAQCAEVTPYLLVMEFCPMGDLKGYLRSCRVAESMAPDPLTLQRMACEVACGVLHLHRNNYVHSDLALRNCLLTADLTVKIGDYGLSHGKYREDYFVTADQLWVPLRWIAPELVDEVHCNLLVVDQTKASNVWSLGVTIWELFELGAQPYPHHSDRQVLAYAVREQQLKLPKPQLQLTLSDRWYEVMQFCWLQPEQRPTAEEVHLLLSYLCAKGATEAEEEFERRWRSLRPVGGSVGPGLGAAGMALGGMGELAATSSFPLLEQFAGDSFHTDGDDVLTVTETSRGLNFEYKWEAGRGSDAFPPPEGALSPGRDARLQELCVPDGAPPGVVPVLSAHSPSVGSEYFIRLEDPAPAAGHDPDCAGCAPSTLAATLRPDGSDHDDDSDGSTAASLVMEPLLGHAPPADGPWGHCDYHLCRSHARDLPCTSRSPPPETPMLAEPRAEDIDWGVGAFCPPFFEDPLGTSPSASSRAQPSPGGEELGEAGMPRTAQHRHWSSNVSANNNSSNRAPEFWVPGFSGFTDCCPGVKQALQTVPELGHPLIPEDLREPLLGPKGASSGKEMGRCLGLPHLYPAEGLTPAPCLVTSPWTEAARSGGDSPQAEPRLAEEAEGSAGLQLPLPSIPSPSQEGALLPAEEASTPPTLPASPTPTGSPQPATEPVQALDSDSGSSSPELEAPGSEDEDTTEATSGVFTDLSSDGPQAEKPDVTPAFRSLQKQVGTPDSLDSLDIPSSASDGGSEVFSPLAVGPPGGQPRALDSGYDTENYESPEFVLKEAHEPCEPEALEELASEGESPGPETRLSASLGGLSEKNPYRDSAYFSDLDTEPEPPLGPKEKQGGVPVPGPEPDLESLKSPRLPSALPSPELGMLGEAQGSGPREVPPLPLLEDSSPEPSACPRGPRLEPPWPQDPAQVPPMPSPGHSKIFLLTPVRPSSEGHRPELQETLGLLSGSGLQERTGGPGAPRTPLCLALPAVPAAPEGRPEEEEDDSEDSDESDEELRCYSIQEPSEESEEEAPPVPVVVAESQSARNLRSLLKMPSLLSEAFCEDLERKKKAVSFFDDVTVYLFDQESPTRELGEPFPGAKESSPTFPVGSPGSPSTPGRPRRADRSPDGPAAEEGGGFEWDDGLPPTPAQEPAPCVPAAPAKPSPFSRFTVSPAPASRFSITHVTDSDSGSVGGTRLDTECPPPCSLTCSSLSCQNLPSPCWSASSTSPPSQI